A single window of Polaribacter sp. SA4-10 DNA harbors:
- a CDS encoding NAD(P)/FAD-dependent oxidoreductase, with translation MNKVIIIGGGAAGYFTAINAKENNPELDITILEKSGDVLQKVKISGGGRCNVTHACFEPKELVKFYPRGEKELLGPFHQFMTGDTFEWFDDRGIPLKIESDNRVFPEANTSQAIIDCFQKAVDNLGIKVLTNHGVNSVYQQDNKWVINTKEETFKADKLVIAAGSSKKIWELCETLDHSIIPPVPSLFTFNIKDKRLTDLLGTSVPNATVKLVGTNLETSGPLLITHWGMSGPAVLKLSAFGARILAEKNYQYNVEVNWLSRSTNQIVNVLQNLKKKEPRKTIILKSPFEDISKRLWERFVLYSHIKETQNWADLSNKQIESLANELTKGVYNANGRTTFKDEFVTAGGIDLKEINFKRFESKLHKNLFIVGEVLNIDAVTGGFNFQNAWTGGFITAKALAEN, from the coding sequence ATGAACAAAGTAATAATTATTGGAGGAGGAGCAGCAGGATATTTTACAGCAATAAATGCGAAAGAAAATAACCCTGAATTAGATATTACAATTCTTGAAAAATCGGGTGATGTTTTACAAAAGGTTAAAATTTCTGGAGGTGGAAGATGTAATGTTACGCATGCGTGTTTTGAACCTAAAGAACTGGTTAAGTTTTATCCAAGAGGAGAAAAAGAATTATTAGGACCTTTTCATCAATTTATGACAGGTGACACTTTTGAATGGTTTGATGATAGAGGAATTCCTTTAAAAATTGAAAGTGATAACCGTGTTTTTCCAGAAGCAAATACAAGTCAGGCAATTATAGATTGTTTTCAAAAAGCGGTTGATAACTTAGGGATTAAAGTGTTAACAAATCACGGAGTAAATTCTGTTTATCAACAAGATAATAAATGGGTTATTAACACAAAAGAGGAAACTTTTAAAGCAGATAAATTGGTAATAGCTGCAGGAAGTAGTAAGAAAATTTGGGAATTGTGTGAAACGCTAGATCACTCTATTATTCCTCCTGTTCCCTCTTTATTTACCTTTAATATAAAAGATAAAAGATTAACAGATTTATTGGGAACTTCTGTGCCAAATGCTACTGTTAAATTAGTGGGTACAAATTTAGAAACTTCTGGGCCTTTACTAATTACGCATTGGGGAATGAGTGGACCAGCAGTTTTAAAATTATCTGCTTTTGGTGCAAGAATTTTAGCAGAAAAAAATTACCAATACAATGTAGAGGTAAATTGGTTGTCTAGATCTACCAATCAAATTGTAAATGTTTTACAAAATTTAAAGAAAAAAGAACCAAGAAAAACGATTATTTTAAAATCGCCTTTTGAAGATATTTCTAAAAGACTTTGGGAACGTTTTGTATTGTATTCTCATATTAAGGAAACTCAAAACTGGGCAGATCTTAGTAATAAACAGATAGAAAGTTTAGCAAACGAGCTTACTAAAGGTGTTTATAATGCAAATGGAAGAACAACTTTTAAAGATGAATTTGTAACTGCTGGAGGAATAGATTTAAAAGAAATTAATTTTAAGCGTTTTGAAAGTAAGCTTCACAAAAATTTATTTATTGTTGGTGAAGTTTTAAATATTGATGCTGTAACTGGTGGGTTTAACTTTCAGAATGCTTGGACTGGTGGTTTTATTACAGCGAAAGCGTTAGCTGAAAATTAG
- a CDS encoding GYDIA family GHMP kinase has translation MNFYSNGKLLLTGEYVVLEGAKSLAVPTKFGQDLIVEKIREPQLIWGSFTNSGECWFEAVFDLQKLRLVNCSFNSDKEGNAEFIAETLLTILQEAKKLNPDFLQTKNGFVVKTNLTFPRDWGLGSSSTLINSIASWANIDAFKLLWNSFKGSGYDIACAQNNSPIFYQLENKKPIVEQVAFNPSFKENLFFVHLNKKQDSKEGIAKFRETKQHIEKEIKMISEISDAFLSVKSLEDFNRLIVEHEKIISSIIKVKTVKENLFPAYFGEIKSLGAWGGDFVLATGNSTTPAYFKNKGFETILSYSEMVL, from the coding sequence ATGAACTTTTATTCAAACGGAAAATTATTATTAACAGGAGAATATGTTGTTTTAGAGGGGGCAAAATCTTTGGCTGTTCCAACAAAATTTGGACAAGATTTAATTGTTGAAAAAATACGTGAACCTCAATTAATTTGGGGTAGTTTTACAAACTCTGGAGAATGTTGGTTTGAAGCAGTTTTTGACTTGCAAAAACTACGTTTGGTAAATTGTAGTTTTAATTCTGATAAAGAAGGAAATGCAGAGTTTATAGCAGAAACATTACTAACAATATTACAAGAAGCTAAAAAGTTGAATCCAGATTTTTTGCAAACTAAAAATGGATTTGTAGTAAAAACAAACTTAACATTTCCAAGAGATTGGGGTTTAGGAAGTTCATCAACATTAATAAATTCTATTGCTTCTTGGGCAAATATAGATGCTTTTAAACTCTTGTGGAATTCGTTTAAAGGAAGTGGTTATGATATTGCTTGTGCTCAGAATAATTCGCCTATTTTTTATCAATTAGAAAATAAAAAACCGATTGTTGAGCAGGTAGCGTTTAATCCATCTTTTAAAGAAAATTTGTTTTTTGTGCATTTAAACAAGAAACAAGATTCTAAAGAAGGAATTGCGAAGTTTAGGGAAACGAAACAGCACATAGAGAAAGAAATAAAAATGATTTCAGAAATTTCTGATGCATTTTTAAGTGTAAAATCATTGGAAGATTTTAATAGATTAATTGTTGAGCATGAGAAAATCATCAGTTCAATTATCAAAGTAAAAACAGTAAAAGAAAATTTATTTCCAGCTTATTTTGGAGAAATAAAAAGTTTAGGAGCTTGGGGAGGAGATTTTGTTTTAGCAACAGGGAACTCAACAACTCCAGCTTATTTTAAAAATAAAGGATTTGAAACAATTCTTTCATATTCAGAAATGGTTTTATGA
- a CDS encoding hydroxymethylglutaryl-CoA reductase, degradative, giving the protein MSKIISGFSKLTKEEKIKWLAANYFKNQPESVGIIKQYWNIDNDLQELHDDFIENTISNFYMPYGIAPNFVINNRTYAIPMVVEESSVVAAASLVGKFWSTRGGFKTTVIGTTKIGQVHFMFAGDKTELENYFNKNKTDLFAATASITKNMEKRGGGILDIKLVDKTYKLPNYYQLHITFETKDSMGANFINSCLEVIAKKFEREDIEIVMSILSNYVPECLVRAEVSCKIEELGGENPQKFAEKFYQAVQIAEVEPYRAVTHNKGIMNGIDSVVLATGNDFRAVEAGAHAYASRSGEYRSLSHCSINDGIFKFWIELPLALGTVGGLTALHPMAKLSLEMLQKPSASTLMQIMAAAGLAQNFAALRALTTKGIQHGHMKMHLQNILNQLGVTDAEKIEITNYFDKRTVSHSAVVTKFNELRKLRIHWVDFLNIDAVRSKLSTLKVDDKPVFGKMNGQQMVEHLSAVTQIANGNWDVEIFVSDDKTSRRKPFLNTENELQAGFKASFLSEEPSDLKFESIEDAIDDLIGQIQFFVKVFAEDKNNTVVHPFFGELDYEYWKKFQVKHFTHHFKQFKLV; this is encoded by the coding sequence ATGAGCAAAATTATTTCGGGGTTTTCAAAGTTGACCAAAGAAGAAAAAATAAAATGGTTAGCAGCAAATTACTTTAAAAATCAACCAGAAAGTGTAGGTATTATTAAGCAATATTGGAATATTGATAATGATTTACAAGAACTTCATGATGATTTTATAGAAAACACCATTTCTAACTTTTACATGCCTTATGGTATTGCACCAAATTTTGTGATTAATAATAGGACATATGCTATTCCAATGGTTGTAGAAGAAAGTTCTGTAGTTGCTGCAGCTTCTTTAGTCGGTAAGTTTTGGAGTACAAGAGGAGGTTTTAAAACAACTGTAATTGGTACTACAAAAATTGGTCAAGTACATTTTATGTTTGCTGGCGATAAAACTGAATTAGAAAATTATTTCAATAAAAATAAAACGGATTTATTTGCCGCAACGGCTTCCATTACTAAAAATATGGAAAAACGTGGAGGTGGAATTCTAGATATAAAATTAGTTGATAAAACGTATAAATTACCAAACTATTATCAACTTCATATAACTTTTGAAACAAAAGATTCTATGGGAGCAAACTTCATAAACTCTTGTTTAGAAGTAATTGCAAAAAAGTTTGAAAGGGAAGACATTGAAATTGTGATGAGTATTCTTTCTAATTATGTCCCAGAATGTTTAGTAAGAGCAGAAGTAAGTTGTAAAATTGAAGAATTGGGTGGTGAAAATCCACAGAAATTTGCAGAGAAATTTTATCAAGCAGTACAAATTGCCGAAGTAGAACCTTATAGAGCAGTGACTCATAATAAAGGAATTATGAACGGAATTGATTCTGTAGTTTTAGCAACAGGTAATGACTTTAGAGCCGTTGAAGCGGGTGCGCATGCATACGCATCTAGAAGTGGAGAATACAGAAGTTTGTCTCATTGTTCTATTAATGATGGGATCTTTAAATTCTGGATAGAACTTCCACTGGCTTTAGGAACCGTTGGAGGTTTAACAGCTTTACATCCAATGGCAAAATTATCTTTAGAAATGTTGCAAAAACCATCTGCTAGCACTTTAATGCAAATTATGGCTGCTGCTGGTTTAGCTCAAAATTTTGCAGCTTTAAGAGCATTAACAACTAAAGGAATTCAGCATGGACATATGAAAATGCACTTGCAAAATATCTTAAATCAGTTAGGAGTAACAGACGCAGAAAAAATAGAAATTACTAATTATTTTGACAAAAGAACGGTTTCTCATAGTGCCGTTGTTACAAAATTTAATGAATTAAGAAAACTAAGAATTCATTGGGTAGATTTTTTAAATATTGATGCGGTTAGAAGCAAATTATCAACGTTAAAAGTTGATGATAAACCTGTTTTCGGAAAAATGAATGGGCAACAAATGGTTGAACATTTAAGCGCCGTAACACAGATTGCTAATGGAAATTGGGACGTAGAAATATTTGTTTCTGATGATAAAACGTCACGTAGAAAACCTTTTTTAAATACAGAAAATGAACTTCAAGCTGGTTTTAAAGCCTCATTTTTGTCTGAAGAGCCAAGTGATTTAAAATTTGAAAGTATAGAAGATGCAATTGATGATTTAATAGGTCAAATTCAGTTTTTTGTAAAAGTTTTTGCTGAAGATAAAAACAACACTGTAGTTCATCCATTTTTTGGTGAATTAGATTATGAGTATTGGAAGAAATTTCAAGTAAAACATTTTACACATCATTTTAAACAATTTAAGTTGGTATAA
- a CDS encoding S9 family peptidase, whose product MKKSIIITTISLFISCVAISQTTSSYKTGTKEITLKEIWNGTFSSERMNALNSMNGDFYSLLNTDKETKLTTVDVYSYKTLEKIKTVVNSQDLKNLDGFSSYSFNNDETKLILGTDFNPVYRHSFTGTFYAYDIASKKLSLIGKEIQEPTFSPDNLKIAYAKDNNLFVKNLATNAITQITKDGKKNHIINGTTDWVYEEEFAFVKAFKWSNDSNFIAFLRFDETTVPTFSMDIVGKENYPTQEVFKYPKAGEKNATVSLHMYTINAGNSKKISLGNYEYIPRIKWSNEDNILIATTLNRHQNDLKLFKVNASRTSSTLLLNEKDNAYVDIHDNLTFLNDHSFIWTSEKDGYNHIYHYSSTGKLINQITKGNWEVTKYYGFNKDKKTIYYQSVENGSVNRGVYSIGLDGKNKQLLSNESGQNSAAFSKNLHYFINTYSSTEIPPIYALYSGEGEMLKVIKDNASLKEKMSEYKMSPKEFSTININGNDLNMWMIKPANFDDNKKYPLLMFQYSGPGSQQVGNRWNGSNDYWHNMLAQTGIIVVCVDGRGTGLKGRDFKKVTQKELGKYEVDDQIAAAKKLAARSYIDNNNIGIWGWSYGGFMSTNCLLKGNDIFTTAIAVAPVTSWRFYDSVYTERYMQTPQENASGYDDNSPINYADKLKGKYLLVHGTGDDNVHVQNTYRMVNALVTANKQFDLAIFPDRTHGIYEGRGTRLNLYTKMTNFIQENLNKNKDKSIEIKG is encoded by the coding sequence ATGAAAAAATCAATCATTATTACAACTATTTCTTTATTTATAAGTTGTGTGGCAATTTCACAAACAACTTCAAGTTATAAAACGGGAACTAAAGAAATTACGCTAAAAGAAATTTGGAATGGCACTTTTTCATCAGAAAGAATGAATGCTTTAAATTCTATGAATGGTGATTTTTACTCTTTATTAAATACTGATAAAGAAACAAAATTAACTACTGTAGATGTTTATAGTTATAAAACTTTAGAAAAAATTAAAACGGTTGTTAATAGTCAAGATTTAAAAAATTTAGATGGTTTTTCTTCCTATTCTTTTAATAATGATGAAACAAAATTAATTTTAGGAACTGATTTTAACCCGGTTTATAGACATTCTTTTACTGGTACTTTTTATGCCTATGACATTGCTTCTAAAAAACTTTCTTTAATTGGAAAAGAAATTCAAGAACCCACTTTTTCTCCAGATAATTTAAAAATTGCCTACGCAAAAGACAACAATTTATTTGTTAAAAATCTCGCTACAAATGCAATTACTCAAATTACTAAAGATGGTAAAAAAAATCACATAATTAACGGAACAACAGATTGGGTTTACGAAGAAGAATTTGCTTTTGTAAAAGCTTTTAAATGGAGTAATGATAGTAATTTTATCGCTTTTTTACGTTTTGATGAAACTACAGTTCCAACTTTTTCTATGGATATTGTTGGTAAAGAAAACTACCCAACACAAGAAGTTTTTAAATACCCGAAAGCTGGAGAAAAAAATGCAACTGTTTCTTTGCACATGTATACTATAAATGCAGGAAACTCTAAAAAAATTAGCTTAGGAAATTACGAATACATTCCAAGAATAAAATGGTCTAACGAAGACAACATTTTAATTGCAACAACTTTAAATCGTCATCAAAATGATTTAAAACTATTTAAAGTAAATGCATCAAGAACAAGCTCTACGCTATTATTAAACGAAAAAGATAACGCTTATGTAGACATACATGACAACTTAACTTTTTTAAATGATCATAGTTTTATCTGGACAAGTGAAAAAGACGGTTATAATCATATTTATCATTATTCATCAACAGGAAAACTGATAAATCAGATTACAAAAGGAAATTGGGAAGTAACTAAATACTATGGTTTTAATAAAGATAAGAAAACAATTTATTATCAATCTGTAGAAAATGGCTCAGTAAACAGAGGTGTATATTCTATTGGATTAGACGGAAAAAACAAGCAACTTTTAAGCAATGAATCTGGACAAAACAGCGCTGCTTTTAGTAAAAACTTACACTACTTTATAAATACATATTCTTCAACTGAAATTCCACCAATTTACGCTTTATATTCTGGTGAAGGAGAAATGTTAAAAGTGATAAAAGACAATGCTAGTTTAAAAGAAAAAATGTCTGAATATAAAATGAGTCCTAAAGAGTTTTCAACGATTAATATTAATGGAAACGATTTAAATATGTGGATGATTAAACCTGCAAATTTTGATGATAATAAAAAATACCCATTATTAATGTTTCAATATTCTGGTCCGGGTTCACAACAAGTTGGAAATCGCTGGAACGGAAGTAATGACTACTGGCATAACATGTTAGCGCAAACAGGAATAATTGTAGTTTGTGTAGACGGAAGAGGAACAGGATTAAAAGGAAGAGATTTCAAGAAAGTGACCCAAAAAGAATTAGGTAAATATGAAGTTGACGATCAAATTGCTGCTGCAAAAAAATTAGCAGCGCGTAGTTATATCGACAATAACAATATTGGTATTTGGGGTTGGTCTTATGGAGGCTTTATGAGTACAAATTGTCTTTTAAAAGGAAATGATATTTTTACAACTGCAATTGCAGTTGCACCTGTTACTTCTTGGCGTTTTTATGACTCTGTTTATACAGAAAGATATATGCAAACTCCGCAAGAAAATGCAAGTGGTTACGATGATAATTCACCAATTAATTATGCAGACAAACTAAAGGGAAAATATTTATTAGTTCACGGTACAGGAGATGATAATGTTCATGTTCAGAATACATACAGAATGGTAAATGCACTGGTAACAGCCAATAAACAATTTGATTTGGCTATTTTTCCAGACAGAACTCACGGAATTTACGAAGGAAGAGGAACACGATTGAATTTATATACAAAAATGACAAACTTCATTCAAGAAAACTTAAATAAAAACAAAGATAAATCAATAGAAATAAAAGGATAA
- a CDS encoding peptide MFS transporter: MNDLVKKPHEKELFGHPVGLYVLFFVEMWERFSYYGMRAILTLYLAAPIIMGDPQSGFGWSNGETLSFYGTYTMFVYLTSIPGGWVADKFIGQKKAVMLGGILLCIGHGILAVNAQWAFFTGLIFIVIGVGFLKPNISTMVGGLYKQGDDRRDRGFYVFYIGINLGAFLGALIVGAVAAKYGWHYGFGLAGIGMALGQIVYMYGLKYLGSVGDFIGKADSPNKDLLKKPLNKVEKDRMLVMFLSFLIIIVFWGAFEQAGGLMSLYTEQKTNRILSFSLPFIGNEIPAAVFQSVNAFFIIVLGTAIGGFWHKWKSKGKESSSLFKMAIGVIIMAFGFFFMSKAASEVIMNGDEVAEKSAMIWLILAYLFHTIGELCASPVALSFITKLAPLKYASLMMGAYFAATGLGNKVAGFIGGLSENAGDFEVFTGIAITCTIFGLLIIAVLKPLKRLTHGAEDMKGTNNEEAEGFELADN, from the coding sequence ATGAATGACTTAGTAAAAAAACCCCATGAAAAAGAATTATTTGGGCATCCTGTAGGATTGTATGTATTATTTTTTGTGGAAATGTGGGAACGTTTTTCATATTATGGAATGCGAGCTATTTTAACATTATATCTTGCTGCCCCCATTATAATGGGAGATCCTCAATCAGGTTTTGGATGGTCTAATGGTGAAACTCTTTCTTTCTATGGAACTTATACCATGTTTGTTTATCTAACGTCAATTCCAGGAGGTTGGGTTGCTGATAAATTTATAGGACAAAAGAAAGCAGTAATGTTAGGAGGTATTTTGCTGTGCATAGGACATGGAATTTTAGCTGTAAATGCACAATGGGCATTTTTTACGGGTCTTATTTTTATTGTTATTGGTGTTGGTTTCTTAAAACCAAACATATCAACTATGGTTGGAGGACTTTACAAACAAGGAGATGATAGGAGAGATAGAGGTTTTTACGTTTTCTATATTGGAATTAATTTAGGTGCCTTTTTAGGAGCCTTAATTGTTGGTGCTGTAGCTGCAAAATATGGTTGGCATTATGGATTTGGTTTGGCAGGAATTGGAATGGCATTAGGTCAAATAGTATATATGTATGGTTTAAAATACTTAGGAAGTGTTGGAGACTTTATTGGAAAAGCTGATTCTCCAAATAAAGATCTATTAAAGAAACCTTTAAATAAAGTTGAAAAAGATAGAATGCTAGTTATGTTTTTATCATTTCTTATTATTATTGTTTTTTGGGGTGCTTTTGAACAAGCAGGGGGATTAATGAGTTTATACACTGAACAAAAAACAAATAGAATTTTATCATTTTCTTTACCTTTTATCGGGAATGAAATTCCTGCAGCTGTTTTTCAATCTGTAAATGCTTTTTTTATTATAGTACTAGGAACTGCTATTGGTGGATTTTGGCATAAATGGAAAAGTAAAGGAAAAGAATCTTCTTCATTATTTAAAATGGCAATAGGTGTAATCATTATGGCTTTTGGTTTTTTCTTTATGAGTAAAGCTGCTTCTGAAGTAATTATGAATGGAGATGAAGTTGCAGAAAAATCTGCAATGATATGGTTAATTTTAGCTTATCTTTTCCATACTATTGGGGAGTTATGTGCTTCTCCAGTTGCATTATCATTTATAACAAAACTAGCTCCACTAAAATATGCTTCATTAATGATGGGTGCCTATTTTGCAGCAACAGGGTTAGGTAATAAAGTTGCTGGTTTTATTGGAGGGCTTTCTGAAAATGCTGGAGATTTTGAGGTATTTACAGGAATAGCAATTACTTGTACAATTTTTGGATTGTTAATTATTGCTGTCTTAAAACCTTTAAAACGATTAACACATGGTGCTGAAGACATGAAAGGAACTAATAATGAAGAAGCAGAAGGTTTTGAATTAGCAGACAATTAA
- a CDS encoding peptide MFS transporter — MSTNLESLFKNKVLGHPTGLFVLFFTEMWERFSYYGMRSLLVLFFTASLLDDGWGWPREWAFAIFGTYTSLVYLSTMVGGYFADNVIGIRKAVVIGALLMTLGHACMALETSFFIYVGLGLLVIGSGFFKPNMTSIISEMYAEKPEKKDGAFTIFYMGVNAGAFLGILLCGYLGEKIGWSWGFGVAGIFMLFGLLQFWYAQNIFGDIGLKPKDKDVSDTLINANKITNDDEKRNPFTGFQKALIAISSLLGLLWIFNDPISKISEGKYNVFPFEFAGYSGSTIAIIAAFILFILLLIIRIPKYTPVLRDRMLAVMFFAFITIFFWAIFEQAPSSLTVFARDYTDRVLEGSAGLIFKIVNSLMTLIPLGIITWVLYLLFQKTFKKYKWSNLFLALSFLIIWIIAIGMLIQQFQQDKTEIPASWFSVLNSLYIITLAPLFSKWWESKYNPNANMKWAIGMGFLGLGMAIIAIGSGGIDAGAKTASVSIIWLVLVYLFHTMGELCVSPVALSYVSKLVPARMIAFMFGVWYLAVAIGMKLAGVFAESSEAIAQEKGLSSFFWLLTFISLGLAIFSAVMHPVIKKLMHGVK, encoded by the coding sequence ATGAGCACAAATCTCGAAAGTCTTTTTAAAAACAAAGTTTTAGGGCATCCAACAGGATTATTCGTTTTATTCTTTACTGAAATGTGGGAACGTTTTTCATACTATGGAATGCGTTCATTATTAGTACTTTTCTTTACAGCATCTCTATTAGATGATGGTTGGGGTTGGCCAAGAGAATGGGCTTTCGCTATTTTTGGGACCTATACTTCTTTAGTATATTTATCAACTATGGTTGGTGGTTATTTTGCCGATAACGTAATAGGTATTAGAAAAGCAGTAGTTATTGGTGCTTTACTTATGACGCTTGGGCATGCTTGTATGGCTCTAGAGACTTCATTTTTTATATACGTAGGACTTGGGTTATTAGTTATTGGAAGTGGTTTTTTTAAACCAAATATGACTTCTATTATTTCTGAAATGTATGCAGAAAAACCAGAAAAGAAAGATGGTGCTTTTACCATTTTCTATATGGGAGTAAACGCAGGAGCCTTCTTAGGAATACTTTTATGTGGTTATTTAGGTGAAAAAATTGGTTGGTCTTGGGGATTTGGTGTTGCAGGTATTTTTATGCTATTTGGATTGTTACAATTTTGGTATGCTCAGAATATTTTTGGTGATATTGGTTTAAAACCAAAAGACAAAGATGTTAGTGATACCTTAATTAACGCTAACAAAATTACAAATGATGATGAAAAAAGAAATCCTTTTACAGGGTTCCAAAAAGCATTAATTGCAATTTCTTCTTTATTAGGTTTACTATGGATTTTTAATGATCCTATTTCAAAAATCTCTGAAGGAAAGTACAATGTTTTTCCATTCGAATTTGCCGGGTACTCAGGCTCTACAATAGCAATTATAGCCGCCTTTATTCTTTTTATTCTTCTTCTTATAATTAGAATTCCAAAATACACACCAGTTTTAAGAGATAGAATGTTAGCCGTAATGTTCTTTGCATTTATAACAATCTTCTTTTGGGCTATTTTTGAACAAGCACCAAGTTCATTAACCGTTTTCGCAAGAGATTATACCGATAGAGTTTTAGAAGGAAGTGCAGGTCTAATTTTTAAAATTGTAAATTCATTAATGACGTTAATTCCTCTTGGAATAATAACTTGGGTCTTATATTTGCTTTTTCAAAAAACGTTTAAAAAATATAAATGGTCTAATTTATTTCTAGCACTCAGTTTTCTAATTATTTGGATAATCGCTATTGGAATGTTAATACAACAATTTCAACAAGATAAAACAGAAATCCCTGCATCATGGTTCTCTGTATTAAATTCACTTTACATAATTACATTAGCACCCTTGTTCTCTAAATGGTGGGAAAGTAAATACAACCCAAATGCGAATATGAAATGGGCAATTGGAATGGGTTTTTTAGGTCTAGGAATGGCAATTATTGCAATAGGCTCTGGAGGAATTGATGCTGGAGCTAAAACAGCATCCGTAAGTATTATTTGGTTAGTTTTAGTATACCTATTCCACACAATGGGAGAACTTTGTGTCTCTCCAGTAGCACTTTCTTATGTCTCTAAGTTAGTACCTGCACGTATGATTGCTTTTATGTTTGGTGTTTGGTACTTAGCCGTGGCTATTGGAATGAAATTAGCAGGTGTATTTGCCGAATCTTCTGAAGCAATTGCTCAAGAAAAAGGGCTCAGTAGCTTCTTTTGGTTATTAACATTTATATCATTAGGATTAGCTATTTTCTCTGCAGTAATGCACCCAGTAATTAAAAAATTAATGCACGGAGTTAAATAA
- a CDS encoding DUF255 domain-containing protein, whose protein sequence is MKKLILLISIIFYSLSTNAQESVKWLGFEEAIKLNKENPKPILVDIYTDWCGYCKKMDLNTYSNKTIADYINKNFYAVKLDGEGKKDIIFNEHTFKFQKEGRRGYHQLSATLMNGKLSYPTTLFLSKEEEVVDRIPGYLDKNVMEKILVYFSEERYKTQKWKEFNNDFKSNL, encoded by the coding sequence ATGAAGAAACTTATATTACTTATTTCAATTATTTTTTACTCTTTGAGTACAAATGCCCAAGAAAGTGTTAAATGGTTAGGGTTTGAAGAAGCTATAAAGCTTAATAAAGAAAACCCTAAACCTATTTTAGTTGATATCTATACGGATTGGTGTGGATACTGCAAAAAAATGGATTTGAATACGTATTCTAATAAAACAATTGCAGATTATATAAATAAAAACTTTTACGCCGTAAAATTAGATGGTGAAGGAAAAAAAGATATTATTTTTAATGAACATACATTTAAATTTCAAAAGGAAGGAAGACGTGGTTATCATCAACTTTCTGCAACTTTAATGAACGGAAAATTATCCTACCCAACAACTCTATTTTTATCAAAAGAAGAAGAAGTTGTAGACAGAATTCCTGGTTATTTAGACAAAAATGTTATGGAAAAAATATTAGTTTACTTTTCAGAAGAACGCTATAAAACACAGAAATGGAAGGAGTTTAATAACGATTTTAAAAGCAACTTATAG